In Diorhabda carinulata isolate Delta chromosome 6, icDioCari1.1, whole genome shotgun sequence, a single genomic region encodes these proteins:
- the LOC130895446 gene encoding gastrula zinc finger protein XlCGF57.1-like isoform X1 translates to MEQQQFIKEEIYTHDGFAWGMSIKQEMKNEIFTSTFQNLIDESMHPIKQEIDDDLNTNKAMEEYTIKVEKDKSNSHIVNIQNIGNKFKYLKVKYGIRPKSKELLEIIKHVNSNTIAGIIICKFCGNLYTKQKEYLCHFSTNHFMRFKKIMYKTKFCPKNSYTRGEVTDFTIIRNQNVKNEMEIVEHDLKTELQDNRFTDNLHAHKEDKPFKCDICLKNFANKKSLKTHIRRHIEDKPFKCDICMESFIHKCHLNLHLRIHIGERPFKCDICMKFFSWKTSLKRHSRIHTGEKPFKCKICQETFSRNDYLNSHIYSHTSEKPFKCNNCSKTFLHKYKFNTHLLSHTRESSFKCNNCSKTFLHKKSLKKHLHQHTEENPFKCDICSKTFSEKYQLISHLHCYRDKKPFKCIICSKTFSKMCNLSLHFHGHTGEKPFKCDICLKTFLYKKSLKQHLRKHTGEKPFKCDICSKTFLYKKSLKQHLCKNTGEKPFKCDICLKTFSWKTSLNRHLCNRTSEKPFKCNICSKTFSKKFNLKSHFYVHTGGKPFKCEICLKTFSWKTSLDRHLRNHTKEKSLNCEICAENVSLKDDLNSHICNHSEKPLESFT, encoded by the exons atggaacaacaacaatttattaaagaagaaatatatacaCACGATGGTTTTGCGTGGGGTATGAGTATTAAACAAGAAATGAAAAACGAGATATTTACatcaacttttcaaaatttaattgatgaAAGTATGCATCCtataaaacaagaaattgatGATGATCTAAATACAAATAAAGCGATGGAAGAATATACGATTAAAGTTGAAAAAGATAAGAGCAATTCCCATATcgttaatatacaaaatattggaaacaaatttaaatatctaaaagTGAAATATGGAATTCGACCTAAATCAAAAG aactattggaaattattaaacACGTTAATTCAAACACTATTGCAGGGattattatatgtaaatttTGTGGAAATTTATACACGAAACAAAAAGAGTACCTTTGTCACTTTTCTACAAATCATTTTATgagatttaagaaaataatgtataaaacaaaattctgCCCTAAAAACTCTTACACAAGAGGTGAAGTAACTGACTTCACTATTATCAGAaatcaaaatgtgaaaaatgaaatggaaataGTTGAACATGATTTGAAAACAGAGTTGCAAGATAACAGGTTCACTGATAATTTGCATGCCCACAAAGAAGataagccattcaaatgtgacatttgtttgaaaaattttgcaaataaaaaaagtttgaaaacacATATCCGTAGACATATTGAAGataagccattcaaatgtgacatttgcaTGGAGTCATTTATACATAAATGTCATTTGAACTTACATTTGCGTATTCACATAGGTGAAaggccattcaaatgtgacatttgtatgaaatttttttcatggaaaacGAGTTTGAAGAGACATAGTCGTATccacacaggagaaaagccattcaaatgtaaaatttgcCAAGAAACTTTTTCTCGAAACGATTACTTGAATTCACATATTTATAGTCACACAAGTGAAAAGCCATTTAAATGTAACAATtgctcaaaaacatttttacataaatataaatttaatacacATTTACTTAGTCACACAAGAGAAAGTTCATTCAAATGTAATAATTGTTCTAAAACTTTTCTGCATAAAAAGagtttgaaaaaacatttgcaTCAACACACTGAAGAAAatccattcaaatgtgatatttgttcaaaaactttttcagaaaaatatcaattaatttcgCATTTGCATTGTTACAGAGATAAGAAGCCATTCAAATgtataatttgttcaaaaactttttcaaagaTGTGTAATTTAAGTTTACATTTTCATGGACACACAGgtgaaaagccattcaaatgtgatatttgtttgaaaacttttctatataaaaagAGTTTGAAACAACATTTGCGTAAACACActggagaaaagccattcaaatgtgatatttgttctaaaacttttctatataaaaagAGTTTGAAACAACATTTGTGTAAAAACACTGGAGAAAAGCCatttaaatgtgacatttgtttgaaaacgtTTTCATGGAAAACAAGTTTAAACAGACATCTATGTAATCGTACAAGTGAGAAGCCATTCAAATGTaacatttgttcaaaaactttttcaaaaaaatttaatttgaagtcaCATTTCTATGTACATACAGGCggaaagccattcaaatgtgaaatttgtttgaaaacgtTTTCATGGAAAACAAGTTTAGACAGACATCTACGTAATCATACAAAAGAGAAATCattaaactgtgaaatttgTGCTGAAAATGTTTCACTGAAAGATGATTTAAATTCACATATTTGTAACCATAGTGAAAAGCCACTCGAGAGTTTTACATAA
- the LOC130895439 gene encoding uncharacterized protein LOC130895439 isoform X3: protein MEEQKFIKEEIYTHDGFAWGMSIKQEMKDEIFTSTFQNLIDESMHPIKQEIDDDLNTNKAMEEYTIKVKKEKSSPRIVNIQNIGNKFKYLKVKYGIRPKSKECSFAWYLRNLIVVLVRNCHFRVCLELLYYLKFIKNT, encoded by the exons atggaagaacaaaaatttattaaagaagaaatatatacaCACGATGGTTTTGCGTGGGGTATGAGTATTAAACAAGAAATGAAAGACGAGATATTTACatcaacttttcaaaatttaattgatgaAAGTATGCATCCtataaaacaagaaattgatGATGATCTAAATACAAATAAAGCGATGGAAGAATATACGATTAAAGTTAAAAAAGAGAAGAGTAGTCCCCGTATcgttaatatacaaaatattggaaacaaatttaaatatctaaaagTGAAATATGGAATTCGACCTAAATCAAAAG AATGTTCATTTGCGTGGTATCTTAGGAATTTAATAGTAGTATTGGTCAGAAACTGTCATTTCAGAGTTTGTCTTGAGCTACTATActacttgaaatttattaaaaatacatga
- the LOC130895446 gene encoding zinc finger protein 664-like isoform X2: MEQQQFIKEEIYTHDGFAWGMSIKQEMKNEIFTSTFQNLIDESMHPIKQEIDDDLNTNKAMEEYTIKVEKDKSNSHIVNIQNIGNKFKYLKVKYGIRPKSKERLENGKRVNLNTIEGIIVCKYCGNLYTKRKEYLCHFSTNHFIKLKKIIYKAKFHSKTSCIKNEVADQTILRNIDQDAENKTEIVEHDLKTELPDNRVTDNLPAHKVKKPCKCEICSKTFANKKSLKSHIRQHIGEKPFKCDICTESFIHKCHLNSHLRKHTGEKPFKCDICMKSFPWKTSLNRHRYIHTEEKPFKCEICPESFSLKSCLNSHIYSHTGEKPFKCDVCLKTFSWKTSLNKHMRIHTGEKPFKCDFCFKTFSQKCNLNFHLRIHTGEKPFKCNICVTTFSQKSDLNSHLRLHVGEKPFKCDFCSKTFARKYVLNSHLRIHTGEKPFKCDVCLKTFSQKCNLNVHSQIHTGEKPYRCDVCSKSFSRKNELNSHLHKH, from the exons atggaacaacaacaatttattaaagaagaaatatatacaCACGATGGTTTTGCGTGGGGTATGAGTATTAAACAAGAAATGAAAAACGAGATATTTACatcaacttttcaaaatttaattgatgaAAGTATGCATCCtataaaacaagaaattgatGATGATCTAAATACAAATAAAGCGATGGAAGAATATACGATTAAAGTTGAAAAAGATAAGAGCAATTCCCATATcgttaatatacaaaatattggaaacaaatttaaatatctaaaagTGAAATATGGAATTCGACCTAAATCAAAAG aacgattggaaaatggaaaacGTGTAAATTTAAATACTATTGAAGGGattattgtatgtaaatatTGTGGAAATTTATACACAAAACGAAAAGAGTACCTTTGCCACTTTTCtacaaatcattttataaaattgaagaaaataatatataaagcgAAATTTCACTCTAAAACAAGTTGCATAAAAAATGAAGTAGCTGACCAAACTATTCTCAGAAATATTGATCAAGATGCggaaaataaaactgaaatagtTGAACATGATTTGAAAACAGAATTGCCAGATAATAGGGTTACAGATAATTTGCCCGCTCACAAAGTAAAGAAGCCATGCAAGTGTgaaatttgttctaaaacttttgcaaataaaaaaagtttaaaatcaCATATCCGTCAACATAttggagaaaaaccattcaaatgtgacatttgcaCGGAGTCATTTATACATAAATGCCATTTAAATTCACATTTGCGTAAACACACCGGAGagaagccattcaaatgtgacatttgtatGAAATCATTTCCATGGAAAACGAGCTTAAACAGGCATAGGTACATCCACACAgaagaaaagccattcaaatgtgaaatttgtccCGAATCATTTTCACTGAAATCTTGTTTAAATTCACACATTTATAGTCATACAGgtgaaaaaccattcaaatgcgACGTgtgtttgaaaacattttcgTGGAAAACGAGCTTAAACAAACATATGCGTATCcacacaggagaaaaaccattcaaatgtgacttttgttttaaaacattttcacagaagtgtaatttaaattttcatttacgtATACATAccggagaaaagccattcaaatgtaaCATTTGTGTTAcaacattttcacaaaaatctgATTTGAATTCTCATTTACGTTTACACGTTGGGGAAAAGCCATTTAAATGCGacttttgttcaaaaacttttgcTCGGAAATATGTATTAAATTCACATTTGCGTATTCACActggagaaaagccattcaaatgtgatgtttgtttgaaaacattttcacaaaaatgtaatttaaacgTTCATTCACAAATACACACTGGGGAAAAGCCCTATAGATGCGACGTTTGTTCGAAAAGTTTTTCTcggaaaaatgaattaaattcacATTTacataaacattga
- the LOC130895446 gene encoding uncharacterized protein LOC130895446 isoform X3, translating to MEQQQFIKEEIYTHDGFAWGMSIKQEMKNEIFTSTFQNLIDESMHPIKQEIDDDLNTNKAMEEYTIKVEKDKSNSHIVNIQNIGNKFKYLKVKYGIRPKSKELLEIIKHVNSNTIAGIIICKFCGNLYTKQKEYLCHFSTNHFMRFKKIMYKTKFCPKNSYTRGEVTDFTIIRNQNVKNEMEIVEHDLKTELQDNRTIGKWKTCKFKYY from the exons atggaacaacaacaatttattaaagaagaaatatatacaCACGATGGTTTTGCGTGGGGTATGAGTATTAAACAAGAAATGAAAAACGAGATATTTACatcaacttttcaaaatttaattgatgaAAGTATGCATCCtataaaacaagaaattgatGATGATCTAAATACAAATAAAGCGATGGAAGAATATACGATTAAAGTTGAAAAAGATAAGAGCAATTCCCATATcgttaatatacaaaatattggaaacaaatttaaatatctaaaagTGAAATATGGAATTCGACCTAAATCAAAAG aactattggaaattattaaacACGTTAATTCAAACACTATTGCAGGGattattatatgtaaatttTGTGGAAATTTATACACGAAACAAAAAGAGTACCTTTGTCACTTTTCTACAAATCATTTTATgagatttaagaaaataatgtataaaacaaaattctgCCCTAAAAACTCTTACACAAGAGGTGAAGTAACTGACTTCACTATTATCAGAaatcaaaatgtgaaaaatgaaatggaaataGTTGAACATGATTTGAAAACAGAGTTGCAAGATAACAG aacgattggaaaatggaaaacGTGTAAATTTAAATACTATTGA